The Klebsiella sp. RHBSTW-00484 genome includes a window with the following:
- a CDS encoding glucose PTS transporter subunit EIIB has translation MVSLKSFLNYFSQPRPAVPLSIAEQQQIESLIQAFGGESNIIHVDACITRLRVTVNNLAIVDSQALQQQGALGVIILGQQVHAIFGKQSDALRQLLDEYFASLK, from the coding sequence ATGGTGAGTTTAAAATCCTTTCTGAATTATTTCTCCCAACCCCGCCCCGCGGTGCCTTTGAGTATAGCGGAGCAACAACAGATTGAATCTTTGATTCAGGCTTTCGGCGGTGAGTCGAATATTATTCATGTTGATGCCTGTATTACCCGTTTACGCGTCACGGTGAATAACCTGGCGATTGTTGATTCTCAGGCATTACAGCAGCAGGGTGCGCTGGGGGTTATTATTCTGGGGCAGCAGGTGCATGCTATTTTCGGTAAGCAGTCGGATGCTTTACGACAATTACTTGACGAGTACTTTGCAAGTCTTAAATAA
- a CDS encoding beta-galactosidase, which translates to MKKFAPLSPKVNALLHGADYNPEQWENYPDIIDKDIAMMQQAKCNVMSVGIFSWAKLEPQEGVFEFGWLDSILDKLYAAGIHVYLATPSGARPAWMSQKYPQVLRVGRDRVPALHGGRHNHCMSSPVYREKTLKINTLLADRYSQHPAVLGWHISNEYGGECHCGLCQERFRDWLKARYETLDNLNHAWWSTFWSHTYSDWSQIESPAPQGEVSIHGLNLDWHRFNTAQVTDFCHHEVAPLKAANAELPVTTNFMEYFYDYDYWQLAQALDFISWDSYPMWHRDKDETTLACYTAMYHDMMRSLKGGKPFVLMESTPSSTNWQPTSKLKKPGMHILSSIQAVAHGADSVQYFQWRKSRGSVEKFHGAIIDHVGHLDTRVGREVTKLGDMLSKLPGVVGCRTDAKVAIIFDQQNRWALDDAQGPRNLGMEYENTVNEHYRPFWEQGIAVDIIDADVDLSAYQLVIAPMLYMVREGFAERAEDFVANGGQLVTTYWTGIVNETDLCHLGGFPGPLRKLLGIWAEEIDCLNDGEHNLVQGLAGNKGGLQGPYQVRHLCELIHTEAAEPLATYRDDFYAGRPAVTVNHFGKGKAWHVASRNDLAFQRDFFATICKELALPRAVEADLPPGVVATARTDGETTYVFLQNYSTQQHSITLPQGYQDILTGAALNAPLTLTAWDCRILSRNA; encoded by the coding sequence ATGAAAAAATTTGCGCCTTTAAGTCCTAAGGTTAATGCGCTATTGCATGGCGCTGACTATAACCCAGAGCAGTGGGAGAATTATCCCGATATTATCGACAAAGATATTGCTATGATGCAGCAGGCAAAATGTAATGTGATGTCGGTGGGGATATTTAGCTGGGCGAAGCTTGAACCTCAGGAAGGCGTATTTGAGTTTGGCTGGCTGGACAGTATTCTCGATAAACTGTATGCCGCCGGAATTCATGTCTATCTCGCCACCCCAAGCGGCGCGCGTCCGGCGTGGATGTCGCAGAAGTATCCTCAGGTGCTACGCGTTGGTCGCGATCGGGTGCCTGCGCTGCACGGTGGACGCCATAACCACTGCATGTCATCACCGGTTTATCGTGAGAAAACCCTAAAAATCAACACGCTGCTGGCGGATCGTTACTCACAACACCCGGCGGTGCTGGGCTGGCATATCTCCAACGAATACGGCGGTGAGTGCCACTGCGGGCTGTGTCAGGAGCGGTTCCGTGACTGGCTGAAGGCGCGTTATGAAACCCTGGATAATCTCAACCACGCGTGGTGGAGCACTTTCTGGAGTCATACCTACAGCGACTGGTCGCAGATTGAATCTCCAGCCCCGCAGGGGGAAGTCTCAATTCATGGTCTTAACCTTGACTGGCATCGTTTCAACACCGCGCAGGTGACTGACTTCTGCCACCATGAAGTGGCCCCTCTGAAAGCAGCGAATGCTGAACTGCCGGTGACAACCAACTTCATGGAGTATTTTTACGATTACGACTACTGGCAGCTGGCGCAGGCGCTGGACTTCATCTCATGGGATAGCTATCCCATGTGGCACCGTGATAAAGATGAAACCACGCTGGCTTGCTATACCGCCATGTATCACGACATGATGCGCAGCCTGAAGGGCGGTAAACCGTTTGTGCTGATGGAATCAACGCCGAGCTCGACTAACTGGCAGCCGACCAGCAAGCTGAAAAAGCCGGGAATGCATATTCTTTCTTCTATCCAGGCCGTCGCGCACGGTGCTGATTCGGTGCAGTATTTCCAGTGGCGCAAAAGCCGTGGTTCGGTAGAAAAATTCCACGGGGCGATTATCGATCACGTAGGCCACCTGGATACTCGAGTAGGCCGTGAAGTGACTAAGCTCGGCGATATGTTAAGCAAGTTGCCGGGCGTGGTGGGTTGCCGGACGGATGCCAAAGTGGCGATTATCTTTGACCAGCAAAACCGCTGGGCGCTGGATGATGCCCAGGGACCGCGTAATCTCGGGATGGAGTATGAAAATACCGTCAACGAACACTATCGTCCATTCTGGGAGCAGGGGATCGCCGTCGATATTATCGATGCGGATGTTGACCTGAGCGCCTATCAGCTGGTTATTGCACCTATGCTGTACATGGTACGAGAGGGATTCGCCGAGCGCGCCGAAGATTTCGTCGCCAACGGCGGTCAGTTAGTTACAACATACTGGACGGGTATCGTTAACGAAACTGATCTGTGCCATCTCGGCGGCTTCCCTGGCCCATTACGTAAGCTGTTGGGCATTTGGGCGGAAGAGATCGACTGCCTGAACGATGGTGAACATAACCTGGTGCAAGGACTGGCGGGGAATAAAGGCGGATTGCAGGGGCCGTATCAGGTACGCCACCTGTGTGAACTGATTCATACTGAAGCCGCGGAGCCGCTGGCGACATACCGCGATGATTTTTATGCCGGAAGACCAGCGGTTACCGTCAATCATTTCGGTAAAGGTAAGGCCTGGCACGTTGCTTCACGTAACGATCTTGCCTTCCAGCGGGATTTCTTCGCTACCATATGCAAAGAATTGGCGCTGCCGCGTGCCGTTGAGGCTGATTTGCCGCCGGGGGTCGTGGCAACTGCGCGAACTGATGGCGAAACCACCTATGTATTCCTGCAAAACTACAGTACGCAGCAACATAGCATTACGCTGCCGCAGGGTTACCAGGATATCCTGACCGGTGCGGCGCTGAATGCGCCATTGACCTTAACAGCATGGGATTGCCGTATCCTTAGCCGTAACGCGTAA
- a CDS encoding glycoside hydrolase family 53 protein, which translates to MKRLTPAWLAVSLACCFSASTFAADALQTKAFNNMPADFIKGADISTLLDAEKHGAKFYNHNNQQQDPIAILKADGVNYVRLRLWVDPKDVQGQGYGGGDNDLAATLALAKRVKAQGMKLLLDFHYSDFWTDPGKQFKPKAWDKMDYPQLKTTIHDYTRDTIARFKQEGVLPDMVQIGNEINGGMLWPEGKSWGQGGGEFDRLAGLLNAAIDGLKENLTDGEQVKIMLHLAEGTKNDTFRWWFDEISKHNVPYDIIGLSMYTYWNGPISALKANMDDISKRYNKDVIVVEAAYAYTLENCDNAENSFQAKEEKDGGYPATVQGQYNYIHDLMQAVIDVPEHRGKGIFYWEPTWIAVPGNTWATPAGMKYIHDEWKEGNARENQALFDCQGKALPSMKVFN; encoded by the coding sequence ATGAAAAGATTAACACCCGCGTGGCTTGCTGTTTCTCTGGCATGCTGTTTCTCCGCCAGTACGTTTGCCGCCGATGCGCTGCAAACGAAGGCGTTCAACAATATGCCCGCTGATTTTATTAAAGGTGCGGATATTTCCACGTTGCTGGATGCGGAAAAGCACGGGGCAAAGTTTTATAACCACAATAATCAGCAGCAGGATCCGATCGCGATTTTGAAGGCCGATGGCGTGAATTATGTTCGCCTGCGTCTGTGGGTTGATCCTAAAGATGTTCAGGGCCAGGGATACGGTGGCGGTGATAACGATCTGGCGGCAACGCTGGCGCTGGCAAAGCGTGTAAAAGCACAGGGTATGAAGTTGCTGCTCGATTTCCACTACAGCGATTTCTGGACCGATCCGGGTAAGCAGTTCAAGCCGAAAGCCTGGGATAAAATGGACTATCCACAGCTGAAAACCACCATCCACGACTACACCCGCGACACGATTGCCCGCTTTAAACAGGAGGGCGTGCTGCCGGATATGGTGCAGATCGGTAACGAGATTAACGGCGGTATGCTGTGGCCGGAGGGTAAAAGCTGGGGGCAGGGCGGTGGTGAGTTCGATCGCCTCGCAGGACTGCTTAACGCGGCTATTGATGGCCTGAAAGAAAACCTCACCGACGGCGAGCAGGTGAAAATTATGCTTCATCTGGCAGAAGGAACCAAAAACGATACCTTCCGCTGGTGGTTTGATGAAATCAGCAAGCACAACGTGCCTTACGACATTATCGGTCTGTCGATGTACACCTACTGGAATGGCCCGATTAGCGCGTTGAAAGCCAATATGGACGATATCAGCAAGCGCTATAACAAAGATGTGATTGTTGTTGAAGCCGCTTACGCTTATACCCTGGAGAACTGCGATAACGCGGAAAATAGTTTCCAGGCGAAAGAGGAAAAGGATGGCGGTTATCCGGCGACCGTACAAGGACAATATAATTATATTCACGATTTAATGCAGGCCGTTATCGACGTGCCGGAACATCGCGGAAAAGGTATTTTTTATTGGGAGCCGACGTGGATCGCTGTGCCGGGAAATACCTGGGCGACACCTGCCGGAATGAAATATATCCACGATGAGTGGAAAGAGGGCAATGCCCGGGAAAATCAGGCGCTGTTTGATTGCCAGGGAAAAGCATTGCCATCGATGAAGGTATTTAATTAA
- a CDS encoding sugar ABC transporter permease, with the protein MAKSPSIKREKWIRLSLTWLVVILVSTIIIYPLVWTVGASLNAGNSLLSTSIIPENLSFQHYADLFNGNVNYLTWYWNSMKISFMTMVLTLISVSFTAYAFSRFRFKGRQNGLMLFLLLQMIPQFSALIAIFVLSQLLGLINSHLALVLIYVGGMIPMNTWLMKGYLDAIPKDLDESARMDGASSFRIFFEIIMPLSKPILAVVALFSFTGPLGDFILSSTILRTPDKYTLPIGLYNLVAQKMGASYTTYAAGAVLIAVPVAILYLALQKYFVSGLTSGSTKG; encoded by the coding sequence ATGGCTAAATCACCGAGTATTAAACGCGAAAAGTGGATTCGCCTGTCACTGACCTGGCTGGTGGTAATCCTGGTGTCGACGATCATCATCTACCCGTTGGTATGGACGGTAGGGGCATCACTGAACGCCGGGAATAGTCTGCTGAGTACGTCGATTATTCCAGAGAACCTGTCGTTCCAGCATTACGCCGACCTGTTTAATGGCAATGTGAACTACCTGACCTGGTACTGGAATTCGATGAAGATCAGTTTCATGACCATGGTGCTGACCTTAATCAGCGTGAGCTTCACCGCCTACGCGTTCTCTCGTTTTCGTTTCAAAGGACGACAGAATGGGCTGATGCTGTTCCTGTTACTACAGATGATCCCGCAGTTCTCGGCGCTAATTGCGATCTTTGTTTTGTCGCAGTTGCTGGGGCTGATCAACAGCCATCTGGCGCTGGTGCTGATCTACGTTGGCGGCATGATCCCGATGAATACCTGGCTTATGAAGGGATATCTGGATGCGATCCCTAAAGATCTGGATGAGTCCGCACGTATGGATGGCGCCAGCAGCTTCCGCATTTTTTTCGAAATCATCATGCCGCTGTCAAAGCCGATCCTCGCGGTGGTGGCGCTGTTCTCGTTCACCGGCCCGCTGGGGGATTTTATTCTCTCCAGCACTATCCTGCGTACCCCGGATAAGTACACGCTGCCGATCGGCCTGTACAACCTGGTGGCGCAGAAAATGGGTGCCAGCTACACCACTTATGCGGCGGGAGCGGTGCTGATTGCCGTCCCGGTCGCGATTCTCTATCTGGCGCTGCAAAAATACTTTGTTTCCGGCCTGACCTCTGGCAGTACAAAAGGATAA
- a CDS encoding carbohydrate ABC transporter permease — MIINPSENIAEVRGAGRHAWCGLLLAIVPGFGQFYHRQWLKGIVFLVLLSSFMSVFYDFLSEGLWGLYTLGEEVPRDNSIFLLAEGIISVLIVAFGLLVYFLSLRDAWVNGKKRDEGMALNSVRKQYQMLLRDGFPYLMISPGFILLVFVVIFPILFGFAIAFTNYNLYHTPPAKLVDWVGFKNFINIFTLSIWRSTFFDVLQWTVVWTLLATTLQCTVGVLLAILVNQKDLRFKPMIRTIFILPWAVPGFVTILVFAGMFNDSFGVINNAILSFFGISPKAWLTDPFWTKTALIMMQTWLGFPFVFAMTTGVLQAIPDDLYEAATMDGASAYTRLRTITLPLVLYSIAPIIITQYTFNFNNFNIIYLFNNGGPAVAGSNAGGTDILVSWIYKLTMSSSQYAIAATITILLSIFVVGLALWQFRATKSFKNDDMA; from the coding sequence GTGATTATCAATCCCAGCGAAAATATTGCCGAGGTGCGCGGCGCAGGACGCCATGCGTGGTGCGGCCTGTTGCTGGCTATCGTGCCGGGTTTTGGGCAGTTTTATCACCGTCAGTGGTTGAAGGGGATTGTCTTCCTGGTGCTGCTGAGTAGCTTTATGAGCGTTTTTTATGATTTTCTCAGCGAGGGCTTATGGGGGCTATATACCTTAGGCGAAGAGGTTCCGCGGGATAATTCTATTTTCCTGCTGGCGGAAGGGATTATCAGCGTACTGATTGTCGCCTTTGGCCTGCTGGTCTATTTTCTCTCGCTGCGCGATGCCTGGGTAAATGGCAAAAAGCGCGATGAGGGCATGGCGCTAAATAGCGTGCGCAAGCAGTATCAGATGCTGCTCAGAGACGGTTTTCCCTATCTGATGATTAGCCCCGGCTTTATTCTACTGGTGTTTGTCGTCATCTTCCCGATTTTGTTTGGTTTTGCCATTGCCTTTACCAACTACAACCTTTACCACACGCCGCCGGCGAAGCTGGTGGATTGGGTCGGGTTCAAAAACTTCATCAACATCTTCACATTATCCATCTGGCGCTCAACCTTCTTTGATGTGTTGCAGTGGACAGTGGTGTGGACTTTACTGGCGACGACGTTGCAATGTACCGTCGGTGTGCTGCTGGCTATTCTGGTCAACCAGAAAGATCTGCGCTTTAAGCCGATGATTCGTACTATTTTTATTCTGCCGTGGGCGGTGCCGGGGTTCGTGACAATTCTGGTTTTTGCCGGGATGTTCAACGATTCGTTCGGGGTGATTAATAACGCGATTTTATCCTTCTTCGGCATCAGCCCGAAGGCGTGGCTGACCGATCCGTTCTGGACCAAGACTGCGCTGATCATGATGCAGACCTGGCTGGGCTTCCCGTTTGTTTTCGCCATGACTACCGGCGTACTGCAGGCGATACCGGACGATCTTTATGAAGCGGCCACCATGGACGGCGCAAGCGCGTACACCCGCCTGCGCACCATTACTCTGCCGCTGGTGCTGTACTCGATTGCGCCGATCATCATCACCCAGTACACCTTCAACTTTAACAACTTCAACATCATCTATCTGTTCAACAACGGTGGCCCTGCGGTGGCGGGTTCCAATGCTGGGGGTACGGATATTCTGGTGTCGTGGATTTATAAATTGACGATGTCGTCTTCGCAATACGCCATCGCGGCCACCATTACGATCCTGCTGTCGATTTTCGTTGTCGGCCTGGCGTTGTGGCAGTTCCGCGCCACTAAATCCTTCAAAAACGACGACATGGCGTAA